One window from the genome of Acinetobacter sp. LoGeW2-3 encodes:
- the nfsB gene encoding oxygen-insensitive NAD(P)H nitroreductase, whose product MNLLKVSESRYTTKAYDPSKKIPQEQFDRLTEILRLAPSSINIQPWHFFIADNADAKVRIAKALVGTYAYNAPKVLDSSHTILFCTKADITDQHLDNLLQRDDVLGRFKDETAKEAQRNTRTGYVEYYRNEKGDIQRWAENQTFIALGQMLLAAGIEGVDATPIGGFDEEIITEELKLKERGLIPSVIMTFGYRSENDFNAKLPKSRLKAEDVFTKL is encoded by the coding sequence ATGAATTTACTCAAGGTATCTGAATCTCGTTATACTACAAAAGCTTACGATCCATCTAAGAAAATTCCACAGGAACAGTTTGATCGTTTGACTGAGATTCTCCGCCTGGCTCCTTCTTCTATTAATATTCAACCATGGCACTTCTTTATTGCAGATAACGCAGATGCCAAAGTGCGCATTGCCAAAGCTTTAGTAGGTACATATGCCTACAATGCACCAAAAGTATTGGATTCTTCGCATACGATTCTTTTCTGCACCAAAGCTGACATTACTGACCAGCATTTAGATAATCTTTTGCAACGTGATGATGTACTAGGGCGCTTTAAAGATGAAACCGCCAAAGAAGCACAGCGTAATACCCGTACTGGCTATGTCGAATATTACCGTAATGAAAAAGGTGATATTCAGCGCTGGGCTGAAAATCAGACCTTTATTGCACTCGGTCAAATGCTACTTGCAGCAGGAATCGAAGGTGTCGATGCCACACCAATTGGTGGCTTTGATGAAGAAATTATTACTGAAGAATTGAAGCTTAAGGAACGAGGCCTGATTCCATCCGTGATTATGACTTTTGGTTATCGCAGTGAAAATGATTTCAATGCTAAATTGCCAAAATCTCGTCTGAAAGCTGAGGATGTTTTCACCAAACTGTAA
- a CDS encoding DMT family transporter, which translates to MELIFAAALCSVMVSILLKVGKNKGLNPIHLIAWNYATASILCYFWFKPDLAHVSIIHTPWLLIIALGILLPSVFLLLARALQTAGILKTEIAQRLSVVLSLAAAYFIFQEQFSQLKLIGIGLGITAVVCILLSNRNDTGSGTQGMMYLGLVWVGYALIDVLLKYTTSLGLQFAVTLNLMFICAFILSMAYLLVKYNHLGDLKHIIAGLALGGLNFANIAFYVKAHMLLKDTPAIVFAGMNILVVVFGVLAGLIFFKERLKPASGIGLVLGLTSVICLAYAMSA; encoded by the coding sequence ATGGAACTGATATTTGCAGCTGCACTATGCAGCGTCATGGTCTCAATTTTGCTGAAAGTAGGAAAGAATAAGGGGCTTAACCCGATTCATCTGATTGCCTGGAACTATGCTACAGCAAGTATTCTTTGCTATTTCTGGTTTAAACCGGATCTGGCACATGTATCTATCATTCATACGCCATGGTTACTGATTATTGCCTTAGGCATCTTACTTCCGAGTGTTTTTCTTTTGCTGGCTCGAGCATTGCAAACTGCTGGTATTTTAAAGACTGAAATTGCCCAGCGATTATCCGTAGTGCTATCTCTCGCTGCGGCTTATTTCATATTTCAGGAACAGTTTAGCCAGCTGAAACTGATCGGGATTGGTCTTGGGATTACTGCGGTGGTCTGTATCCTGTTATCCAATCGAAATGATACAGGATCGGGAACACAAGGCATGATGTATCTGGGACTGGTCTGGGTCGGTTATGCACTGATTGATGTGTTATTGAAATATACCACCAGTCTAGGACTACAGTTCGCTGTCACGCTGAACCTGATGTTTATCTGTGCCTTTATTTTATCAATGGCCTATCTGTTGGTTAAATATAATCATCTGGGTGATCTTAAGCATATTATTGCTGGTTTGGCATTAGGTGGACTGAACTTCGCCAATATTGCCTTTTATGTAAAAGCCCATATGCTGTTGAAGGATACACCAGCGATTGTCTTTGCTGGGATGAATATTCTTGTAGTGGTGTTTGGTGTGCTTGCAGGCCTGATCTTCTTTAAAGAGCGCTTAAAACCTGCAAGCGGTATCGGATTGGTACTGGGACTTACCAGTGTTATTTGCTTAGCCTATGCCATGTCTGCTTGA
- the fba gene encoding class II fructose-bisphosphate aldolase (catalyzes the reversible aldol condensation of dihydroxyacetonephosphate and glyceraldehyde 3-phosphate in the Calvin cycle, glycolysis, and/or gluconeogenesis) yields MALISLRQLLDHAGEHAYGVPAFNVNNLEQMRAIMLAADQTNSPVIVQASAGARKYAGAPFLRHLILAAIEEWPHIPVVMHQDHGTSPDVCQRSIQLGFSSVMMDGSLGEDGKTPTSYEYNVDVTRRTVQMAHACGVSVEGEIGCLGSLETGMAGEEDGVGAEGVLDHSQLLTSVEEARQFVADTNVDALAIAVGTSHGAYKFTRPPTGDILAIDRIKEIHEALPNTHLVMHGSSSVPQEWLAVINQYGGDIKETYGVPVEQLVEAIKHGVRKINIDTDLRLASTGAMRRMMAEKPSEFDPRKFFAATIEAMKQICVDRYEAFGTAGNADKIRPISLEKMVSRY; encoded by the coding sequence ATGGCTCTTATTTCATTGCGCCAGCTCTTGGATCACGCCGGCGAACATGCTTACGGCGTACCAGCATTCAATGTAAACAACTTAGAACAAATGCGTGCCATTATGTTGGCGGCAGACCAAACAAATTCACCTGTAATCGTACAGGCATCTGCGGGTGCACGTAAGTACGCAGGTGCACCGTTCCTGCGTCACCTGATTTTGGCAGCAATCGAAGAATGGCCACACATTCCAGTGGTAATGCACCAAGACCACGGTACGAGCCCTGATGTATGTCAACGTTCTATCCAGTTAGGCTTCTCATCAGTCATGATGGATGGTTCTTTGGGTGAAGACGGTAAAACACCAACTTCATATGAATACAACGTAGACGTCACTCGTCGTACGGTACAAATGGCGCATGCGTGTGGTGTGTCTGTTGAAGGTGAAATCGGTTGCCTGGGTAGCCTTGAAACTGGTATGGCGGGTGAAGAAGATGGCGTAGGCGCTGAAGGCGTTCTTGATCATTCTCAGCTTTTAACTTCAGTTGAAGAAGCACGTCAATTCGTTGCTGATACCAATGTTGATGCTTTAGCGATTGCGGTTGGTACTTCACACGGTGCGTACAAATTCACGCGTCCACCTACAGGTGATATTCTTGCAATTGACCGCATTAAGGAAATTCATGAAGCATTGCCAAACACTCACCTTGTAATGCACGGTTCAAGCTCTGTGCCACAAGAATGGCTAGCTGTAATTAACCAGTATGGCGGCGACATCAAAGAAACTTATGGTGTTCCTGTTGAGCAACTGGTTGAAGCAATCAAGCACGGTGTACGTAAAATCAATATCGATACTGACTTGCGTCTGGCTTCTACTGGTGCAATGCGTCGTATGATGGCTGAAAAACCAAGTGAATTCGATCCACGTAAATTCTTCGCTGCAACAATCGAAGCAATGAAGCAAATCTGTGTAGATCGTTACGAAGCATTTGGTACAGCGGGTAATGCTGACAAGATTCGTCCAATCTCATTGGAAAAAATGGTTTCTCGCTACTAA
- a CDS encoding phosphoglycerate kinase, with the protein MNFQRMTDLDLAGKRVLIREDLNVPVKNGVITSDARLRAALPTIKAAVAKGAAVMVYSHLGRPVEGEPKAEQSLAPVAAYLTEALGQEVKLFTDYLDGVEVQPGQVVLLENCRFNVGEKKNNPELAAKYAALCDVFVMDAFGTAHRAEASTEGVARLAKVAAAGPLLAAELDALGRALKTPEKPMVAIVAGSKVSTKLDVLTSLSDICDQLIVGGGIANTFLAAAGYNVGKSLCENDLIDTAKAIAAKVSVPLPTDVVVADASEINFDDFLGSLAAAKATVKKVEDVADNDMILDVGPETAKAFAEILKTSKTILWNGPVGVFEVDQFGEGTKALSLAIAESAGFSIAGGGDTLAAIDKYEVADKIGYISTGGGAFLEFVEGKTLPAVAVLLERA; encoded by the coding sequence ATGAACTTTCAACGTATGACTGACCTTGATCTAGCGGGTAAACGTGTTCTGATCCGTGAAGATTTAAACGTACCTGTTAAAAATGGTGTGATCACCAGCGATGCGCGTTTACGTGCAGCATTGCCAACAATTAAAGCTGCTGTAGCAAAAGGCGCAGCGGTTATGGTGTATTCACACCTTGGTCGTCCGGTTGAAGGTGAACCTAAAGCTGAACAGTCTCTTGCACCTGTAGCAGCATATTTGACTGAAGCATTGGGTCAAGAAGTAAAACTGTTCACTGATTACCTGGATGGCGTTGAAGTTCAACCTGGTCAAGTGGTTCTACTGGAAAACTGCCGTTTCAATGTCGGTGAAAAGAAAAACAATCCTGAACTTGCAGCAAAATATGCAGCACTTTGCGACGTATTCGTAATGGATGCATTTGGTACTGCGCACCGTGCAGAAGCTTCAACTGAAGGTGTAGCTCGTCTGGCTAAAGTAGCGGCTGCAGGTCCTTTACTGGCAGCTGAGTTAGACGCGCTTGGTCGTGCGTTGAAAACTCCAGAAAAACCAATGGTTGCGATCGTTGCAGGTTCTAAGGTTTCAACTAAACTAGACGTTTTAACTTCACTGTCTGACATCTGCGATCAGTTGATCGTAGGTGGTGGTATTGCGAATACTTTCCTTGCAGCTGCTGGCTACAACGTAGGTAAATCACTGTGTGAAAATGACCTGATTGATACAGCGAAAGCCATCGCAGCAAAAGTATCTGTACCACTTCCAACTGACGTAGTTGTTGCTGATGCTTCTGAAATCAATTTTGATGACTTCCTGGGTTCATTAGCTGCTGCAAAAGCAACTGTGAAAAAAGTTGAAGATGTTGCTGATAACGACATGATTCTGGACGTTGGTCCAGAAACTGCAAAAGCATTTGCCGAGATTCTGAAAACATCTAAAACGATTCTTTGGAATGGCCCAGTGGGTGTATTTGAAGTAGATCAGTTTGGTGAAGGTACTAAAGCACTGTCTTTAGCAATTGCTGAATCTGCAGGTTTCTCTATCGCAGGCGGTGGTGATACTTTGGCTGCAATCGATAAATACGAAGTGGCTGACAAAATTGGCTACATTTCTACAGGTGGTGGCGCATTCCTTGAATTTGTTGAAGGTAAAACACTTCCTGCAGTTGCAGTACTTTTAGAACGTGCTTAA
- a CDS encoding DUF2237 family protein translates to MSIHPDPDLNRLNVLGEPLASCCFDPITGYFRNGFCHTAPSDLGQHTVCAQMTSEFLNFSQKVGNDLITPLPEVGFPGVQPGDFWCICVTRWVEAYEAGFAPPIKLQACHKAVLAYVPLHVLEEYAV, encoded by the coding sequence ATGTCGATACATCCAGATCCAGATCTTAACCGTTTAAATGTTTTGGGCGAGCCTTTGGCGAGCTGTTGTTTTGACCCAATCACCGGCTATTTCCGTAATGGCTTCTGCCACACCGCTCCAAGCGACCTTGGCCAACATACGGTTTGTGCACAGATGACTTCGGAGTTTTTAAACTTCTCCCAAAAAGTTGGGAATGATCTGATCACGCCATTGCCTGAAGTAGGTTTTCCTGGGGTGCAACCAGGTGATTTTTGGTGTATCTGTGTGACGCGCTGGGTGGAAGCCTATGAGGCAGGATTTGCCCCACCAATTAAGCTACAAGCTTGCCATAAGGCAGTTTTAGCTTATGTCCCTCTCCATGTTTTAGAAGAATACGCTGTCTAA
- a CDS encoding Maf family protein translates to MNTAKIILASSSQTRKELMNRLRLEYVSIVPDIDESPQGENHADDLAKRLAFEKARHVAEQHPDAIVIGSDQVAWREGAPDIFIGKPLTPEKAVRQLQANSDKIVYFSTALSVQQKSTGFEQTLVEHYKVKFRKLSQAEIERYIEIEQPLHCAGSFKCESLGISLFEEMIGQDQTTLMGMPMIKLCSILRELEILVP, encoded by the coding sequence ATGAATACCGCAAAAATCATCCTGGCTTCTTCTAGCCAGACCCGTAAAGAATTGATGAATCGTTTACGTCTTGAATACGTATCGATCGTCCCGGACATAGATGAATCACCGCAAGGTGAGAATCATGCGGATGATTTAGCCAAGCGACTGGCATTTGAAAAAGCCCGTCATGTAGCTGAACAACACCCGGATGCAATCGTAATCGGTTCTGACCAGGTGGCTTGGCGTGAAGGTGCACCCGATATTTTCATTGGCAAACCTTTAACTCCTGAAAAAGCTGTTCGTCAGCTCCAAGCCAATTCAGACAAAATTGTATATTTCAGTACAGCACTGAGCGTACAACAGAAATCGACTGGCTTTGAGCAGACTTTGGTTGAGCACTACAAGGTCAAATTCCGCAAGCTGTCTCAGGCTGAAATTGAACGCTATATCGAAATTGAACAGCCTCTGCACTGCGCTGGCAGCTTTAAATGCGAAAGCTTAGGTATTAGTCTGTTTGAAGAAATGATTGGTCAGGACCAAACAACTTTAATGGGTATGCCAATGATCAAGCTCTGTAGTATTTTGCGTGAACTAGAGATTCTGGTTCCTTAA
- a CDS encoding BapA/Bap/LapF family prefix-like domain-containing protein has protein sequence MKEIQIINKETKAIKQLQADTIRLDQGSIVKIKASKSDIAQLSQEGTNLIVVLRNGEKLIIENFYPLYPEILPSNLVIEDSSGTLYWFDTITKQYKQISKIEELYPSSSFLGENWEWITLGTLLIGGLASVDGGETERDEPLEPVDPPVEVPPVDPPVEVPPVDSPVEEPPVDPPVDPPVEEPPVDPPVEEPPVDPPVEEPPVDPPVEEPPVNPPVEEPPVDPPVEEPPVDPPVEVPEVPTEPTNPIARVALLSLVESVEDEANDPEAASMFKAAQELIAYSSDEQLGVTVNDHNVISSEVNNDVVEAEQLINFISSDLDRDAQVYQVLNTADTISNLNNQMDLLLEGAGQESHLMGIEFMQSDTVSLAELLSDSGNIDNIIVVGSEDNQIIIQTDMEEAAQNTDPFIWENQSDLMAQHLLSDQSQIMG, from the coding sequence ATGAAAGAAATTCAAATAATTAATAAAGAGACTAAAGCCATTAAACAGCTCCAAGCAGATACGATCCGACTTGACCAGGGTTCCATAGTGAAAATCAAAGCGTCTAAATCAGATATTGCGCAATTATCACAAGAAGGTACCAATCTGATTGTAGTCTTAAGAAATGGCGAAAAACTGATTATTGAGAATTTTTATCCTTTATATCCTGAAATTTTGCCTTCAAATTTAGTGATCGAGGATAGTAGCGGTACTCTATATTGGTTTGATACGATAACTAAACAATATAAGCAAATTTCGAAAATTGAAGAATTGTATCCATCCTCTTCATTTCTTGGAGAAAACTGGGAGTGGATTACACTTGGTACATTGCTCATTGGTGGACTTGCAAGTGTGGATGGGGGAGAAACAGAGCGTGATGAACCATTAGAACCAGTAGATCCGCCAGTGGAAGTGCCACCAGTAGATCCGCCAGTGGAAGTGCCACCAGTAGACTCACCAGTGGAAGAGCCACCAGTAGACCCACCAGTAGATCCACCAGTGGAAGAGCCACCAGTAGATCCACCAGTGGAAGAGCCACCGGTAGATCCACCAGTGGAAGAGCCACCAGTAGACCCACCAGTGGAAGAGCCACCGGTAAACCCACCAGTGGAAGAGCCACCAGTAGATCCACCAGTGGAAGAGCCACCGGTAGATCCGCCAGTGGAAGTGCCAGAAGTGCCAACAGAACCAACGAATCCAATAGCTCGAGTAGCTCTATTAAGTCTGGTTGAATCAGTTGAAGATGAGGCGAATGATCCAGAAGCTGCAAGTATGTTCAAGGCAGCACAAGAATTAATAGCATATAGTTCTGATGAGCAATTAGGCGTGACTGTAAATGATCATAATGTTATTAGCTCAGAAGTGAACAATGACGTTGTAGAGGCTGAACAGCTTATTAATTTTATTTCTTCAGACTTGGATAGAGATGCACAGGTTTATCAAGTACTAAACACAGCTGATACAATTTCAAATCTAAATAATCAGATGGATCTGTTGTTAGAGGGAGCAGGACAAGAAAGTCATTTGATGGGTATCGAATTTATGCAATCAGATACTGTTTCATTAGCTGAGCTGCTTTCGGATTCTGGCAATATAGACAACATTATTGTGGTGGGAAGTGAAGATAACCAGATTATCATCCAGACCGACATGGAAGAGGCTGCTCAAAATACCGACCCATTCATATGGGAAAATCAGTCTGATCTTATGGCACAACATCTTTTATCTGATCAATCACAAATTATGGGTTGA
- a CDS encoding cupin domain-containing protein, which translates to MSQPLDVLGGITAEQFLAEYWQKKPLLVRNAMPEIAGLLEPSDVMELALEENVTARLIKQKDRDSNQWSVKSSPLLKADFQKMPKLWTLLVQAVDHYSFDLSEMWKKFPFIPQWRRDDIMVSYAPQGGSVGKHFDFYDVFLVQGNGHRRWQLGQMCDAETEFVPGQPLKLLPEMEVNFDEVLAPGDLLYVPPGLSHYGVAEDDCLTFSFGFRMPNVSDMMDRVGDKFAENEVLRNPLTDIIRDQISAAGEVTGNELEYLKSKIMEQLHNSNVLEDAIMSLMSEPKYEENIPEAEEIGTGDLEEALDQGYSIMLEPASRLLYTEEDGEVLFWGNGEGLCISEAFTEKLKLIANGESVMLDLDFADEDMLEDLANLLNESILMLVPPAEEE; encoded by the coding sequence ATGTCCCAACCTTTAGATGTATTAGGCGGAATTACCGCTGAACAATTCCTTGCTGAATATTGGCAAAAAAAACCTCTCCTCGTACGTAATGCCATGCCTGAAATCGCAGGTCTGCTTGAACCAAGTGATGTGATGGAACTTGCCCTTGAAGAAAACGTGACTGCACGTTTGATCAAGCAAAAAGATCGTGATTCGAACCAGTGGTCAGTAAAATCATCACCTTTATTGAAAGCTGATTTTCAGAAGATGCCTAAGCTCTGGACCTTACTGGTTCAAGCTGTGGATCATTATTCTTTTGACCTGTCGGAAATGTGGAAGAAATTCCCATTCATTCCACAATGGCGTCGTGATGACATCATGGTGTCATATGCACCTCAAGGTGGCTCCGTAGGCAAACATTTCGATTTCTATGATGTATTCCTGGTACAAGGTAATGGTCACCGTCGCTGGCAATTAGGCCAGATGTGTGATGCAGAAACTGAGTTTGTTCCTGGTCAACCATTAAAATTGCTTCCAGAAATGGAAGTAAACTTTGATGAAGTTCTTGCACCCGGTGATTTACTCTACGTTCCACCAGGGCTTTCTCACTACGGTGTTGCTGAAGATGACTGTCTGACTTTCTCTTTCGGTTTTCGTATGCCAAATGTCAGCGATATGATGGACCGTGTTGGAGACAAGTTTGCTGAAAATGAAGTTTTGCGTAATCCATTGACTGATATTATTCGCGATCAAATCAGTGCAGCTGGTGAAGTCACAGGTAATGAGCTTGAATATCTGAAAAGCAAAATCATGGAGCAGCTGCATAACTCCAATGTGCTTGAAGATGCCATCATGAGCCTAATGTCCGAACCGAAGTACGAAGAGAATATTCCTGAAGCTGAGGAAATTGGTACTGGAGATCTGGAAGAAGCATTAGATCAGGGCTATAGCATCATGCTCGAACCTGCTTCACGCCTGCTCTATACTGAAGAAGACGGCGAAGTGTTGTTCTGGGGCAATGGCGAAGGCCTATGTATCTCAGAAGCTTTTACAGAAAAACTCAAGCTGATTGCTAATGGTGAGTCTGTCATGCTTGATCTGGACTTTGCTGATGAAGATATGCTGGAAGATCTAGCGAATCTACTGAATGAATCGATTCTGATGCTGGTTCCACCTGCGGAAGAAGAATAA
- a CDS encoding glutathione S-transferase N-terminal domain-containing protein, with the protein MLPHQIKVAQALASSFTQGGRGMVGTPFPNQPEKPIKLYEFEGSPFCRRVREVLTLLNLDYEVYPCPKGGTKYRPIVKQLGGKTRFPFLMDENTGDRMYESQDIIHHLFKHYGKNGKTPSKYAHYPKIPAVALAGTIVNGARGVWVDKQIINRPAPEQLLELWGFEASPFTRVVRAVLSELEIPFIFHNVAKERWQDYGPAKLRLKPGKYEPLTGGKRDQLFKIMGNNIQVPYLVDPNTNVKMFESKDIVDYLKRQYGA; encoded by the coding sequence ATGCTCCCACATCAAATCAAAGTTGCTCAAGCGCTGGCATCTTCATTTACCCAAGGCGGTCGAGGTATGGTGGGTACGCCATTTCCAAATCAGCCTGAAAAGCCAATCAAGCTGTATGAATTTGAAGGTTCGCCATTTTGTCGTCGGGTTCGTGAGGTATTAACCTTACTTAATCTGGATTATGAAGTTTATCCATGTCCTAAAGGTGGTACCAAATACCGGCCGATCGTAAAACAGCTGGGCGGCAAAACTCGCTTTCCATTTTTAATGGATGAAAACACGGGAGATCGGATGTATGAGTCACAAGATATTATTCATCATTTATTTAAGCATTATGGCAAAAATGGCAAGACACCGAGTAAATATGCTCATTATCCTAAAATTCCGGCAGTGGCTCTTGCTGGAACGATTGTAAATGGCGCACGTGGTGTTTGGGTGGATAAGCAGATTATTAATCGTCCAGCACCTGAACAATTATTAGAATTATGGGGCTTTGAAGCGAGCCCGTTTACTCGAGTAGTACGTGCTGTTCTAAGCGAGCTGGAAATACCCTTTATTTTTCATAATGTGGCGAAAGAGCGCTGGCAAGATTATGGACCAGCAAAACTGCGCTTAAAGCCAGGAAAGTATGAGCCCTTAACAGGCGGTAAGCGTGACCAACTATTTAAAATAATGGGAAATAATATTCAGGTCCCTTATCTGGTTGACCCAAATACCAACGTAAAAATGTTCGAATCTAAAGATATTGTGGATTATCTAAAACGTCAGTATGGGGCTTAA
- the rraA gene encoding ribonuclease E activity regulator RraA, whose product MSSVPFVTCDLLDDNPDEHLQVVTPCLDGKFFKSYGARKSFGGQIVTVKCFEDNSRVKELLATDGTGKVLVVDGGASMRCALMGDLIAESAVKNHWNGVIIYGCVRDVDAIAELDLGVHALASIPQKSNRKGIGEVDVPLYFGGVTFKSGEYVYADNNGIVLSQEKLVD is encoded by the coding sequence GTGTCCAGCGTACCATTTGTAACTTGTGACTTGCTTGATGACAATCCTGATGAACACCTGCAAGTAGTAACACCATGCCTAGACGGTAAGTTTTTTAAAAGTTATGGTGCACGTAAAAGCTTTGGCGGCCAGATTGTCACAGTAAAATGCTTTGAAGATAATTCCCGCGTTAAAGAATTATTGGCAACAGATGGTACAGGAAAAGTCTTAGTCGTTGATGGCGGTGCTTCGATGCGCTGTGCATTGATGGGTGACCTGATTGCTGAATCTGCGGTGAAGAATCACTGGAATGGCGTGATTATCTACGGCTGTGTACGTGATGTCGATGCGATTGCAGAGCTGGATTTAGGTGTGCACGCTTTAGCTTCGATTCCTCAAAAAAGCAATCGTAAAGGCATTGGTGAAGTCGATGTACCACTTTACTTCGGTGGTGTGACCTTTAAATCAGGTGAATACGTTTATGCCGACAATAACGGCATTGTGCTTTCGCAAGAAAAACTAGTTGATTAA
- a CDS encoding NAD-dependent epimerase/dehydratase family protein → MTKTITYPIIIGATGLVGKTLVQQLVNEPSCKRISVVVRKHQPEFEQWPKVKQLVFEDFLMLNDQDVSGHTHAFSCLGTTLKQAGSKDAFYNVDYTINAHFAELVQQTDAHYLLISAMGANAESWFFYNRVKGELEDYIQTLTLERISLIRPSLLIGERGHQRLLEDAAQNLYGKFSHLVPDSFKYKPVTAEQVAHTMVYAALNQTVKFEIYDNLAIQKMK, encoded by the coding sequence ATGACTAAAACCATAACATATCCAATCATCATTGGTGCCACTGGTCTGGTGGGTAAGACCTTGGTACAACAGCTGGTCAATGAGCCAAGCTGCAAGCGTATTAGTGTGGTAGTACGCAAGCATCAGCCAGAGTTTGAGCAATGGCCCAAAGTCAAACAACTAGTCTTTGAGGATTTCCTGATGCTGAATGATCAGGATGTCAGTGGGCATACACATGCCTTCAGTTGTCTGGGTACCACATTAAAGCAGGCTGGTTCTAAGGATGCTTTTTATAATGTGGACTACACGATTAATGCTCATTTTGCCGAGTTGGTTCAGCAGACGGATGCACATTATCTGTTAATCAGTGCAATGGGGGCGAATGCTGAATCCTGGTTTTTCTATAATCGGGTCAAAGGCGAACTGGAAGACTATATTCAGACTCTAACTTTAGAGCGCATCAGTCTGATCCGGCCATCTTTGTTAATTGGTGAACGAGGTCATCAGCGCTTATTAGAAGATGCTGCCCAAAATCTTTATGGCAAGTTTTCGCATTTGGTACCCGATTCTTTTAAATACAAGCCAGTGACAGCCGAGCAAGTAGCTCATACTATGGTATATGCAGCCCTGAATCAGACTGTAAAATTTGAAATTTATGATAATTTAGCCATACAAAAAATGAAATGA
- the rpsT gene encoding 30S ribosomal protein S20, protein MANSAQAKKRARQNVKARKHNASLRSMVRTYLKRTVAAIAAGDYAVATKAYKKAVPVIDRMADKGIIHKNKAARHKSRLNAQVKALASN, encoded by the coding sequence GTGGCAAACTCTGCTCAAGCTAAAAAACGTGCTCGTCAAAACGTTAAAGCACGCAAACACAACGCAAGCTTGCGTTCTATGGTTCGTACATATCTTAAACGTACAGTAGCTGCTATTGCTGCTGGCGACTATGCTGTTGCTACTAAAGCTTACAAAAAAGCTGTTCCAGTAATCGACCGTATGGCTGACAAAGGTATCATCCATAAAAACAAAGCAGCTCGTCATAAGAGCCGTTTGAACGCGCAAGTTAAAGCATTAGCTTCTAACTAA
- a CDS encoding histidine phosphatase family protein has product MALKLLPPSMLSAIDLLPDTKTPVTLFTRHSLREEVAGQGLAGYDLQLTPQGRDLAQEWGAYLVNQTDRHIQHCISSPIQRCVDTAALMIEGADATNKASHTHNIEIVEQGLLVEPGSFVLDIQKAGPYFKKQGALGFINSFVNNALPGMKHPIRGVVDVLELIYNTHPKTPYGLSLAVSHDTILAAMIAVMSGHQEVSREDWPKMMEGLFVWFEGDVFEESKLKWIWRGKVHELDISQFQNAELKAKK; this is encoded by the coding sequence GTGGCATTAAAACTGCTTCCACCAAGTATGCTCAGTGCAATAGATTTATTGCCTGATACCAAGACGCCTGTGACCCTGTTTACGCGCCATTCCTTGCGCGAAGAGGTCGCCGGTCAGGGACTGGCAGGCTATGACTTGCAACTGACGCCACAAGGGCGCGATCTGGCGCAGGAGTGGGGCGCTTATTTGGTCAATCAGACCGATCGACATATTCAGCACTGTATTTCCAGTCCGATTCAGCGTTGTGTTGATACTGCAGCACTGATGATTGAAGGGGCGGATGCAACCAATAAAGCATCTCATACCCATAATATTGAAATCGTCGAGCAAGGCTTGTTAGTCGAACCTGGTAGCTTTGTACTGGATATCCAGAAAGCAGGGCCATATTTCAAGAAACAGGGTGCATTAGGCTTTATCAATAGCTTTGTGAATAATGCCTTACCAGGTATGAAGCATCCAATTCGTGGCGTTGTTGATGTGCTGGAGCTCATCTATAACACGCATCCAAAGACACCGTATGGACTCAGTCTGGCGGTAAGTCATGACACGATTCTGGCTGCTATGATTGCAGTAATGTCAGGTCATCAGGAAGTCAGTCGAGAAGACTGGCCAAAAATGATGGAAGGTCTGTTTGTCTGGTTTGAAGGCGATGTATTCGAAGAGTCTAAACTGAAATGGATCTGGCGCGGTAAAGTACATGAACTGGATATTTCTCAGTTTCAGAATGCAGAATTAAAAGCCAAAAAATAA